From Flavobacterium lipolyticum, one genomic window encodes:
- a CDS encoding OmpA family protein produces MKKLYILSLVLSITFGFAQKTNLKKADALFRNFSYTDAAKAYEECLQNIENPTAQTIKNAADSYYFISDGRNALRWYKRLYQIQGNNLTDIYYLRYIQCMKAVMDYDEADKITKEYLNKKGDQKEINRYVAQKKQLDSLTKTKSLYDIRNLDINTGKSDFGATFFQDRIVFSSARDTTKFADKLYNWNNQPFLNLYVAERNPADGGLFNEKLFIPNVMTKYHEATASFDANGKTIYYTSNIVKKNKLVVDQDRINNFQILKGSLVDGKVENPQKIFFDSDDYSVGHPSLSDDGKLLFFASDMSGGYGETDLYMVKIANDGTMSSPQNLGPKINTLGNDLFPFFRNGILYFSSDGHYGLGDLDVYESKLLSDGSFSAPKNLGAPINSNKDDFTFVIDKTGSYGYVSSNRAGGRGDDDIYSFTKGQPVCNQNISGKAIDHKSKALLADVTVIAYDPYNEVLAETKTNFDGKYAVTVPCNKAVRLVASKFNYSDDEKKVATTKINEAEITDVDFELSNYDDLVVKKQGVEKVDVNPIYFDYDKYNITPLAATELDKVVFVMRKFPKIRIKIESHTDSRGKDAYNLKLSDNRAKSTRDYILSQGIDTARIESAIGYGESRPINKCKNGVKCTEAEHLLNRRSDFIIIQK; encoded by the coding sequence ATCCAACAGCACAAACCATAAAAAATGCTGCAGATTCTTATTATTTTATTTCCGACGGAAGAAATGCGCTTCGATGGTATAAAAGGCTCTATCAGATACAGGGGAATAATCTGACCGACATTTATTACCTGCGCTACATTCAGTGCATGAAAGCTGTTATGGATTATGACGAGGCCGATAAAATTACCAAAGAGTATCTCAATAAAAAAGGAGATCAGAAAGAGATCAATCGGTATGTTGCTCAGAAAAAACAATTAGACAGTCTGACCAAAACAAAGTCTTTGTACGACATTAGAAACTTAGACATTAATACTGGTAAATCTGATTTTGGAGCTACATTTTTTCAGGACCGAATTGTGTTTTCATCGGCCAGAGATACTACGAAGTTTGCTGATAAACTTTACAACTGGAACAATCAGCCTTTTCTTAATTTGTATGTAGCAGAACGAAATCCTGCTGACGGAGGTTTATTTAACGAAAAGCTGTTTATCCCTAACGTGATGACTAAATATCACGAAGCAACCGCCTCTTTTGATGCCAACGGAAAAACAATTTACTATACGTCTAATATTGTCAAGAAAAACAAATTAGTAGTTGATCAGGACAGAATCAATAACTTCCAAATTCTAAAAGGATCTTTGGTAGACGGAAAGGTAGAAAACCCGCAAAAGATTTTCTTTGATAGTGATGATTATTCTGTTGGACACCCTAGTTTGAGCGACGATGGGAAATTACTCTTCTTCGCTTCCGATATGTCGGGCGGTTATGGTGAGACGGATTTGTACATGGTAAAAATTGCAAACGACGGAACCATGAGTTCACCTCAAAATCTAGGACCAAAAATCAACACATTAGGAAATGACTTATTTCCATTTTTTCGAAACGGAATACTTTATTTTTCTTCAGACGGACATTATGGTTTAGGAGATTTAGATGTATACGAAAGTAAATTGTTATCCGATGGAAGCTTTTCGGCACCGAAAAATTTAGGAGCTCCGATAAACAGTAATAAAGACGATTTTACTTTTGTGATTGATAAAACCGGAAGTTATGGATATGTGTCTTCAAACAGGGCAGGAGGAAGAGGAGATGATGATATTTATTCCTTTACAAAAGGTCAGCCTGTTTGCAATCAGAACATTTCAGGTAAAGCAATCGATCATAAATCAAAAGCACTTTTAGCCGATGTTACAGTAATAGCTTATGATCCGTATAATGAAGTTTTGGCAGAAACTAAAACCAATTTTGACGGTAAATATGCGGTAACAGTTCCTTGCAATAAAGCGGTTCGTTTGGTAGCTTCAAAGTTTAATTACAGTGACGACGAAAAAAAGGTTGCAACAACCAAAATCAATGAAGCCGAAATTACCGATGTTGATTTTGAGCTCAGTAATTATGATGACCTGGTAGTGAAAAAACAAGGAGTCGAAAAAGTAGACGTTAATCCGATCTATTTTGATTACGACAAATACAATATTACACCTTTGGCAGCCACTGAGCTGGATAAAGTAGTATTTGTGATGCGAAAATTTCCTAAAATCCGCATCAAAATTGAGTCCCATACCGATTCCAGAGGTAAAGATGCTTACAACTTGAAACTCTCAGATAATAGAGCTAAATCAACACGTGATTATATCCTTTCACAAGGTATTGACACTGCAAGAATCGAAAGTGCTATTGGTTACGGTGAAAGCCGTCCGATCAATAAATGCAAAAATGGTGTAAAATGTACCGAGGCGGAACATTTGTTAAACAGACGCTCAGACTTTATTATAATTCAAAAATAG